The following are from one region of the Pectobacterium actinidiae genome:
- the fdx gene encoding ISC system 2Fe-2S type ferredoxin, translating to MPKIVFLPHQDLCPEGAVLEAERGESILEVALRNGIDVEHACEKSCACTTCHCIVREGFDSLVESTEDEDDMLDKAWGLEPESRLGCQARIAGDDLVVEIPRYTINHAREH from the coding sequence ATGCCTAAGATAGTATTTTTACCGCATCAGGATCTGTGTCCTGAAGGCGCGGTTTTGGAAGCGGAACGCGGTGAAAGCATTTTGGAAGTCGCCCTGCGTAACGGTATTGACGTTGAGCACGCTTGCGAGAAATCTTGTGCTTGTACCACCTGTCACTGCATCGTGCGCGAAGGCTTTGACTCGCTGGTGGAAAGTACGGAAGACGAAGACGACATGCTGGATAAAGCCTGGGGGCTGGAGCCGGAAAGCCGTCTGGGCTGTCAGGCGCGTATCGCCGGGGACGATCTGGTTGTCGAGATCCCTCGTTATACGATCAACCATGCGCGTGAGCATTGA